TGCAGCcctgatgctaatgctaaaaaTATCAGGCTGTTCATCGCAACTTCCTTTAGGTGTCAGCATCCAGCCAACGTACCATGATACAGCCCTGTCCATCTGTGAGACGATGTCTTCCCTCTTAACTTAAAACCCTAACTAACAAGGCTTTAGtaattttaacttaaaatcaGCTGTGgaggacatttttttctgtattctgTAGCTTTTCCAGTGTTCTGCAGGAAGCGGGGTGTGGAGCCTGTTTTTATGTCAGTCTTAGATTATGGGGACATTTTCTATAGGCATGCACCATCAACATCCCTAAAAAGACGACTCCATTTACCACTGCACTAAAACTTATCACTGGTGATCCATAGTGTGTCCATAGGACACACGCCATTGTATCTTATATGGAAAAGTTGACGTTTTCACTTCAGATGAGGCGTGATTTTCACTGgcatctgttttattttgtcttcttcttcttttttttctttttcttttttagaaatATCACCATTTTATCTCACAGATCTTCTCCAATTCTCAGTTAGCAGTTACACACTCATCAAAACAGATGCATTTACAGGTTCAACAAGTGAGATGAGAAGTAGGAAAGatcactttttcattttagacattttagaAATTTGACTTTGAACCTCCAACCTTGTATTTGTAATTGTTGTATGTAATTGTTGtatgtaattgttttatgtAATTGCgccttttttcattcattttaatctttGCCCTCTTTAATATTCCAGtcaatttttgctcttttttttcctaactGCATTTTGCTCTGTCTTAATTATTCAGACCTTTTGCTCTTGCTCAATATATGTTGAGGTTGGTTGTTTTAATTCCCCTTTATCAATCTCTCTTCTGTTTATAACTACTTTGTATTCTTTGAGTCTCTTTTATAATTGATTCGACATTGTTGTGAATGAGGGATGCCCTCTCAAGGAATTTTCGATGATTAAAAGAGGTTGACTGATTGCTTACACCAAGCAAATACTGAGGGAAagcactgatgctaaatttTGTGGTATGTGAAACCAAGTGTGCAGAAAAGTCtgattaaaatcaataatatgTCAAATTTCATATGCAGGGATTATACGAACATCTGTGCTGCATAAATGctagtaaacagtaaaaaaatgtttaaagctgTGACTGAAGAGGTCCCTTTATTCAGCATATAAATATGAATTGTTACAGGTCGAGCGGATATTGACATAAGCCTTGTGGAGGACTGTAGACGACTTGCTAAACAATGCAAAATGACAGATCTCATTGAGGAGCTGGAGAATAAATGCAAACAAGTGTATGAATTTGGTAAGTTTACAGTAACATTGCACATGAACAAATGTCAGCAGAGTAATGCACAACTTTTCAAAAAGAATCAATATCACATTTTGTCTGTTATGTCTCATTAAACTACTGATTTTCTGAGTCGGCTCTAGTTAAAAAGTATCACATATGTCGTGAAATATGTTGctattttgtatattttcttttttgttcctACACTAAAGTGTCAAACAAACCAGGAGTCTGTGTAAAGGTTCTCAGTCTGGACCCTCAAAGCTGCCAGCTTCAAGAGGAGATGGCTCAATTAGCAGACTGTGCAATTCCCACTGAACTGAGGGTAAagatgtaaaacatttaaatgcttCTGCCTCAGATTTAAAGACACTTTTATAATATTGACTCTTTCTGTTCATTCTCCACAGGTTGGATTTGGTGAACTTCCTTTTAACAGAGTTGACAACTTCCCAACTTATCCCGACATCTGCTTCAAAGTGGAGACTTTCAATTTTCTGTGTCATAAGGTACAGGTCACACAGCATTCCAGCACAGACCCCCCTGAGTCTGCACAAATCATCTCACTCAAACAAAGATTgcaatttcattcattttttcccctACTGTGTGTCTTCAGGCGTTTTTCTGTGGACGTAGTGATTACTTTAAAGCCTTACTGGAGGACCACTTCAGTGAGGGGGAACAGCTGCAGTCCCAGCCCAGCACCCCAGTGATTACTCTACACGATATTTCCCATGAGATTTTCATCCATGTCATGTATTACATCTACACAGATGACACAGAGGTTAGTGAACAATATCTGTGTTAATGTTGTTTGTGTAAATTTCTAAACTAGGTTGCATAGTTGACATTCAGGTAAAATAAGTACTGCTTTCTAGTCAGACTGCCACCCATTAAAAGAATTTACAGTCTAGTTTATGACTGACAAACTGGTTTCTTACTTGTAGCCGTAAGAAAGATGAAAACATGTGAAGTAGTGGAGgttttttttatgctgtttaacattttttcttaaacagatttcaaaattatttaaaagtaaCGCTCACACTCTAAACTATTTCTGAAGCAGTTTTCACATATTcacttttgaaaatgtaaggcAGGCTActactgaaatgattttatatTAGTGGTTCACATATGCACCTCAAATTAGACTTTAGGGGCGGGAAGACATGACGTAAAAAGTACGACAAAGAAATGACAGACAAAGCAATGGGGCCACTTTAATGGCAGGCTTTGTCTTAATATCAATGCAGCATGTGGTTCAGCCAAAGAGTGGAGAACATATTTGCAAACATGAAACACTACAAGGGGTTTAATTATATGCACATAAATCGCAGCAGCCACCCCCAGTAGCGAGACATAAACGTCATCACACCTTTCCAGTTACCTGTGGCTACATTTTTTGAATAATTCCTGCTGTGTTCACAGCTCACCCCAACTTCTCACAGAAAATTTTACAATAGGGCTGGCAGTAAAAATTCCAGGTAAAGCTGGggttaaaagtttgttttttttgcatttacatAAACCCTTAACAGCTGAAAATTAACAATATTTTGGAAAAGCAAActggaaaaaacagctttttttacATAGAAGTTTCCaatcatcttaaaaaaaaaaagatttctagtTACTTTCGGCTCCTTTTTTCTAGGCAGCTCAACTGGCGTGATGCAGTTCTGAACTCACATTAATTTTGCATCAGTGATGATGATATATAGAACATTTAAACCATACATTCAGATGGGACCTTTTTAGGATGTTTTGAGTTCAACACAAGAttttgaatgcaaacaaacaaatgtactgaagcaagagagaaagaaaagatgcATTTGTACCAGAAATGTGTGCATGCCTGTTCCATTGACAGCACTATCGAACATCCTTAACAAAGCAAATGTTGCTTGAAAGTttatttgaatatgtttttttgtgcaGCTGACAGCAGAGAATGTGTTTGACGTGCTGTGCGTGGCTGACATGTACCTGCTGCCTGGGCTGAAGCGTCTTTGTGGGAAGACTCTCGCTAAGACTATATGTGAGGACAACGTTTTATACATGTGGAAGATGGCGAAGCTTTTCCGTCTTTCTCGGCTAGAGGATCAGTGCACTGAGTTCATGGCCAAGATCATTGATAGGGTGGGTTTCTTTACACTGGATTTACACTGCTTTGATGATGCGGGAGTGTGCTATAGCACAGCTGAGggcttaaagtccctgtaaagtgatgaaaaatatgtgttttaggtttgttgtatgacagaccactgtgttatgaaccaccagatAGAATTTCAGTGATGGAAAACAtgtctaagtttataaaactatGACTTCCAAGTCATGAAAAAATTCCCCATCACAACTGGTAATGTGATATTTGCcatgctcaaataaaaccaagccaggaaagaggtgaaaaactctCTTATggtctaaataaaaaattcagtcacacgtAGATCTCAGTCTTTTCACATGTCCAGAGCatccttattccaacatatcaagtgtatttagacaaaaagtttggatttcactttacagggactttaagtcCACTCAACATTTTCAGTTCATGCTTCGTTATTGTATATGATCAATTATTGATGTTAAAACTGTTGACCGTTTTGTTTCATCTTGTGTCTGCACCCAGTCTAGGTGGCTTTGTGGGATGTTTTGGTCAGCTGTAGTTAATTCTAATTGACTCCTGTGTACCTGTCTCTCCATCTATCACAGCTGGTGGAGCAGCCTGAGTTTGCAGAGATGGTCAAAGAGGATGCAGCGTCACTGGAGGAGCGCCACGAGACCGACTCTGTCCCCCTGGTAGATGAGATTCGCTACCACATTGCCAGCAATGTGCAGACGTACAGCGCGATTGAGGAGGCCAATCAGAAACTGGATGCCTTGGAGGAGCTGCTTTGCAGCATTAATATTGACTGCTGAAGAGTCAGCAGGTTTTGGTTTGTTACTGCCTCAGAGTTTGAGGTTATTAAAATGGATGCTTAACATATTGTGAGATTGGGGTAAACAATTGTCTAtatgtttgttggttttatttttgttgcagttaATTGTACTGAATATGTATTTTCAGTTTATGTTGAGGTGTTAATGGAGGTGGTTGAGAAAAACTTTTTATGCTGGCTGGTAAAAGCGAGacatatgtgatttttttttgtgtgtgtgtgtaaattaTATACGTTAAGTGGTTTTCAACAGCATACCTTAGAACT
This window of the Cheilinus undulatus linkage group 11, ASM1832078v1, whole genome shotgun sequence genome carries:
- the abtb1 gene encoding ankyrin repeat and BTB/POZ domain-containing protein 1, with translation MDVHDLFISCRKGDICRVRYLVEQRDVDLNVRDKWDSTPLYYACLCGHEELVQYLLASGAKCEANTFDGERCMYGSLNDSVRRLIKDYKCVSVRAMQRGDFNYFLHTLLEQGQHSDVKFLVHGQIFTAHRCVLSARSEYFTDMFETKWKEKNLITLKHPLINPAAFGAILQYFYTGRADIDISLVEDCRRLAKQCKMTDLIEELENKCKQVYEFVSNKPGVCVKVLSLDPQSCQLQEEMAQLADCAIPTELRVGFGELPFNRVDNFPTYPDICFKVETFNFLCHKAFFCGRSDYFKALLEDHFSEGEQLQSQPSTPVITLHDISHEIFIHVMYYIYTDDTELTAENVFDVLCVADMYLLPGLKRLCGKTLAKTICEDNVLYMWKMAKLFRLSRLEDQCTEFMAKIIDRLVEQPEFAEMVKEDAASLEERHETDSVPLVDEIRYHIASNVQTYSAIEEANQKLDALEELLCSINIDC